A portion of the Scylla paramamosain isolate STU-SP2022 chromosome 2, ASM3559412v1, whole genome shotgun sequence genome contains these proteins:
- the LOC135106365 gene encoding putative neural-cadherin 2: MDPGKIFQIITNSTLLATRLLPANHTPLVEFSSSRYCAAVPEDRPPGGTVTSVIATHRHGAEVRYSITGGNKDGLFTIDQHSGTITLAATLDYEVNDEHELVVTAEGGMDAVHTYVFIREDDRERRTRPCSCSRSLASPWWRRTIGTFPRRWLRHWTETRRTEGACGGLRVEVRDGQWWEDEEDIGPNLIDLSSPTHHHRQASWGHREPAGDPHTGVPSGNGVVTPNIKTTNPTEPQPENRGTQSASLGRKELKTEKSRRQKLTKEKENARFIRKKKPSMSSSTRPRIVSPSEHLKGVRLQRDASEMDFTFGTLEEDIEEEEEEEEEEESLCEEMMLDSGGGDSGWRIHVVETVVTVVVKDINDNAPVFPDTTMLGHVQENGAAGSAVVVVSAWDADDATDGSNARLTYAIEKNVVDEASGAAIFSVEPDTGLVRTARCCLDREATPEYRLQVVAADGGGLKAMSDHSHTALFLYSHPPFTTLQVGTGTVVVRVMDENDNPPRLARRHWELEVDETPPGAPSPNATLLELTAADKDARNVFLYRVVPGSGPGWENFGMRSVGSSGQLYALRSLDYEEESHRRGFRFMVQVTDQGSSGWEDLAHLDSAWVTIRLRDVNDNPPVFSRPHAHVTVREDTSPGTLLAAMPARDPDMGGMEGVDYRGRCRRGAGGGRRPRPPSAVRHRHTLTITVTDVNDCPPRLLPPTTLHVMEGGPPTRLGILRVTDPDVWALGHGPPFTLSLAPSNPAHVFSLVKLKFDPRLDSGRGGAELWTAGAVDREQHRQLSVAVHVSDAQGLSATHCLTVLVDDLNDNPMKPAAKAVYLWKTQSGGSEAPLGRVFVDDPDDWDLADKEFQWAGAPHPLFTLHPRDGTIFASSQVREGRYELQFSVSDRAWRQRDVTANVTVSVRLLTPEALAHAAPLALAPTTPADLTRGWSPAKGGGGLGSLLKAVLKVLDEPDSDVEVVSVYGGCGHSAASPAASPATTPPASSPASPPASPPASPPAIPSTCVWVSVKDTQGSFMSPVKLQGFLALHANQLEAATNLTVVVDDLSTTTTRQHHRHESHTGRHDDLNLHSATSLASTRLPLQVVDTNATALVTPRLTRVHSCHAYSHARDQEDCTPTSCLNGGRCIRSQESYNRCVCPGEASPPQCKMLSRTFWGSGWAWLPPLPPCLPVTLSLRFLTRHANALLLYTGPLAPTPRHARPSPMLALQLKNGRLQLLLEGEGGSLKLQVNSSLHDGHWHTLHLSLDAQRVVVMMDLCGRGWKDGAQDEAHCLARARWPTSRDGGAWLGSVPMQMGGLAHPPPRPEDHGWREAPVHHHLTGCLSHLTINAQAVDLGEPVYSHASIGGCRPQSIACSNHHGGCGLRGRCVGGLRHPKCECDPGWTGPGCAAPTVPARLGATSYMKVALSFTPGERAVRMQVRVRLRGSRSGLLLQLAAHHRAASLTLHLQASVACVSVSGAGWAAQSACVERHPLGDGAWHTVAAERHGHNLLVSVDDGDGWRRNETLASLAAATPLGPPPPLVVDKHDGVTVGGLPEFVGVDLVTVHDDLRDTCLDDLRVSGHPLPLSPAINGTSWGQVTTLEQLVQGCHPAADPCINTTCKPPLSCHAAWDQPSCSCGPGRRLVGGVCEDVDECLWRPCLHGGSCLNQRPGFLCVCGPDYLGDHCQWTKLAPESHPLAAPAAIAAITVSILVLALALPVHHPSLNESAAVLGVAVARAALGRRRVRIVRGMQSGVEKGTVAGCAGRTEAEEGTDNTMLELLRLKVSGDSPEHRGGASVVASIEGGGRGGGSSGGGIIHVVTTMAQQISSPPSPAMLPSQGSVKAHTCEGDKSSTLPD, from the exons GAGCGGAGGTGAGGTACAGCATCACGGGCGGCAACAAGGATGGCCTCTTTACTATTGACCAGCACTCGGGCACCATCACGCTCGCCGCTACCTTGGACTACGAGGTCAACGACGAG CACGAGTTGGTAGTGACAGCCGAAGGTGGTATGGACGCTGTTCACACATACGTGTTCATACGAGAGGACGATCGTGAACGACGAACCCGCCCGTGTTCCTGCAGCCGGAGCCTCGCATCAccctggtggaggaggacgatagGGACCTTCCCGCGCCGGTGGCTAAG gcaTTGGACAGAGACCCGCCGCACGGAAGGGGCTTGTGGCGGCTTGCGGGTGGAGGTGCGGGACGGTCAGTGgtgggaggacgaggaagacatCGGGCCAAACCTGATTGacctttcctcccccacccatcaccaccgGCAGGCGTCCTGGGGTCACCGGGAGCCTGCAGGAGACCCTCACACTGGAGTTCCCTCTGGGAAC GGAGTAGTAACACCCAACATAAAGACCACGAACCCCACAGAGCCACAACCAGAGAACAGAGGAACCCAGTCAGCCTCTCTGGGTAGAAAAGAactgaaaacagagaaaagcaGACGACAAAAACTcactaaagagaaagaaaacgcaaGATTCATCCGTAAAAAGAAGCCCTCCATGTCTTCTAGCACCAGGCCGCGTATTGTGTCCCCCTCAGAACACCTCAAGGGCGTCAGACTCCAAAGGGACGCGTCAGAAATGGACTTCACCTTCGGGACTCTGGAGGAGGAtatcgaagaggaggaggaggaggaagaggaggaggagagtttgtGCGAGGAGATGATGcttgacagtggtggtggtgactcagGGTGGAGGATACACGTGGTGGAgacggtggtgacggtggtggtgaaggatatCAATGACAACGCTCCGGTCTTCCCTGACACTACCATGCTGGGACACGTGCAGGAGAACGGCGCcgcgg GctcggcggtggtggtggtgtcggcaTGGGACGCAGACGACGCCACGGACGGCAGCAATGCGCGGCTCACCTACGCCATCGAGAAGAATGTGGTGGACGAGGCCTCGGGCGCCGCCATCTTCAGCGTGGAACCTGACACGGGCCTGGTGCGGACGGCGCGCTGTTGCCTTGACCGGGAGGCCACGCCCGAGTACCGCTTGCAGGTGGTGGCCGCCGACGGGGGAGGACTCAAGG CCATGTCGGACCACTCACACACTGCTCTGTTCCTCTATTCTCATCCTCCCTTCACTACCTTGCAAGTTG GCACAGGCACGGTGGTAGTGCGCGTGATGGATGAGAATGATAACCCGCCTCGTCTCGCCCGCCGACACTGGGAGTTGGAGGTGGACGAGACGCCGCCCGGTGCCCCGTCGCCCAACGCCACCCTGCTGGAGCTGACCGCTGCAGACAAGGACGCACGCAACGTCTTTCTCTACAGG GTGGTGCCGGGGAGCGGTCCTGGGTGGGAGAACTTCGGGATGCGCTCTGTGGGATCATCGGGGCAGCTATACGCCCTCAGGAGCCTCGACTATGAGGAGGAGAGTCACCGGCGAGGGTTCCGCTTCATGGTGCAGGTGACGGACCAG GGTTCCAGCGGGTGGGAGGACCTCGCCCATCTCGACTCCGCCTGGGTCACCATCCGCCTCAGGGACGTGAACGACAACCCACCCGTGTTCTCCCGCCCGCACGCTCACGTCACGGTGCGGGAAGACACCAGTCCAGGCACCCTTCTGGCCGCAATGCCTGCCCGCGACCCGGACATG GGTGGGATGGAAGGCGTGGACTACAG GGGGCGATGCCGGCGAGGCGCTGGTGGTGGCCGTAGACCGCGGCCGCCCTCCGCTGTCCGCCACCGCCACACTCTCACCATTACTGTCACCGACGTCAACGACTGCCCACCGCGCCTCCTGCCGCCCACCACTCTGCACGTGATGGAGGGTGGCCCACCCACCCGCCTGGGCATCCTCAGGGTGACAGACCCCGACGTGTGGGCGCTGGGGCACGGACCGCCTTTCACGCTGTCCCTAGCGCCCTCCAACCCCGCCCATGTCTTCTCCCTCGTTAAGCTGAAGTTTGACCCAC GCTTAGACAGCGGGCGCGGCGGGGCGGAGCTGTGGACGGCGGGCGCTGTGGATCGGGAGCAGCACCGTCAGCTGAGTGTAGCGGTGCATGTGTCTGACGCTCAGGGCCTGTCCGCCACCCATTGCCTCACTGTGTTGGTGGACGACCTCAACGACAACCCCATGAAGCCCGCAGCCAAGGCCGTCTACCTGTGGAAGACCCAG agTGGCGGATCCGAGGCGCCGCTGGGGCGAGTTTTCGTAGATGACCCTGACGACTGGGACCTCGCGGACAAAGAGTTCCAGTGGGCTGGCGCTCCCCACCCACTGTTCACATTGCACCCACGTGACGGCACCATCTTCGCCTCCAGCCAGGTCCGGGAGGGCAG GTACGAGCTGCAGTTCTCCGTCAGTGACAGGGCGTGGCGGCAGAGAGATGTGACGGCCAACGTGACAGTATCGGTGCGTCTCCTGACCCCTGAGGCCCTCGCCCACGCCGCGCCCCTCGCCCTCGCGCCCACCACGCCCGCTGACTTAACGCGTGGTTGGTCCCCCGCG AAGGGCGGGGGAGGACTCGGTTCTCTCCTGAAGGCGGTGCTGAAGGTGCTAGATGAGCCGGACAGTGACGTGGAGGTAGTGAGTGTGTACGGCGGTTGTGGTCACTCTGCTGCTTCGCCTGCCGCGTCCCCCGCCACCACGCCCCCTGCCTCGtctcctgcctcgcctcctgcctctcctcctgcttctcctcctgccATACCCTCTACCTGCGTGTGGGTGAGCGTGAAGGACACCCAAGGAAGCTTCATGAGCCCCGTGAAGCTTCAAGGTTTTCTCGCTCTCCACGCTAACCAG CTGGAGGCAGCCACTAACCTCACAGTGGTAGTGGAcgacctctccaccaccacgacaaggcAGCACCATCGCCACGAGTCCCACACGGGGCGTCACGACGACCTCAACCTCCACTCCGCAacctccctcgcctccaccaGACTCCCGCTACAG GTGGTGGACACAAATGCCACGGCCCTAGTCACGCCGCGTCTCACCCGCGTGCACTCCTGCCACGCCTACTCCCACGCCCGCGACCAGGAGGACTGCACGCCCACCTCCTGCCTCAACGGCGGCCGCTGCATCAGGTCCCAGGAGAGCtataacag GTGCGTGTGTCCCGGGGAGGCGTCGCCGCCGCAGTGCAAGATGCTGAGTCGCACCTTCTGGGGTTCTGGGTGGGCGTGGCTGCCCCCGCTGCCGCCCTGcctccctgtcaccctgtcacTGCGCTTCCTTACCCGCCACGCCAACGCCCTTTTACTCTACACTGGCCCATTAGCACCCACGCCCCGCCACGCCAGACCCTCACCTATGTTGGCCCTGCAACTGAAGAATGGGcggctgcagctgctgctggagggagagggcggCTCCCTCAAGCTGCAGGTGAACAGCTCCCTGCATGACGGCCACTGGCACACTCTGCACCTGTCCCTGGATGctcag agagtagtggtgatgatggaccTTTGCGGGCGAGGCTGGAAGGACGGAGCTCAGGACGAAGCCCACTGCCTGGCGAGAGCACGCTGGCCCACGTCTAGGGACGGCGGCGCCTGGCTGGGCTCCGTTCCCATGCAAATGGGCGGCCTGGCTCATCCACCGCCCCGCCCCGAGGACCACGGCTGGCGGGAGGCGCCCGTCCATCACCACCTGACGGGCTGCCTTTCCCACCTCACCATCAACGCGCAG GCGGTGGACCTAGGTGAGCCAGTGTACAGCCACGCCAGCATAGGTGGCTGCCGGCCGCAGAGCATAGCCTGCTCCAACCATCACGGCGGGTGTGGCCTCCGGGGGCGTTGTGTGGGCGGTCTCAGGCACCCAAAATGTGAATGTGACCCAGGGTGGACGGGGCCTGGATGCGCGGCGCCCACCGTGCCTGCGCGCCTAGGGGCAACCTCCTACATGAAGGTGGCACTGTCCTTCACGCCAGGGGAGCGTGCGGTGCGGATGCAGGTTCGGGTGAGGCTGCGGGGGTCTCGAAGCGGTCTGCTGTTGCAGCTGGCCGCACACCACCGCGCCGCTTCGCTCACCCTCCAC TTGCAGGCGAGCGTGGCGTGCGTCTCCGTGTCGGGGGCGGGGTGGGCTGCCCAGAGTGCCTGCGTGGAGCGGCATCCCTTGGGGGACGGCGCCTGGCACACAGTGGCGGCGGAGCGGCACGGCCACAACCTGCTGGTGAGTGTGGACGACGGCGACGGCTGGCGGCGCAACGAGACCCTGGCGTCCCTGGCAGCCGCTACTCCACTGGGCCCGCCGCCGCCTCTCGTCGTGGACAAACATGACGGCGTGACGGTGGGCGGCCTGCCGGAGTTCGTGGGCGTGGATCTCGTGACGGTACATGACGACCTGCGAGACA cctgTCTGGACGACCTGAGAGTGTCGGGTCATCCCCTGCCGCTGTCTCCCGCCATCAACGGCACCAGCTGGGGCCAGGTGACCACCCTAGAGCAGCTGGTCCAGGGCTGCCATCCCGCGGCAGACCCTTGCATCAACACCACCTGCAAGCCGCCGCTCTCCTGTCACGCGGCTTGGGATCAGCCCTCCTGCAG CTGTGGTCCGGGTCGGCGGCTGGTGGGCGGGGTTTGCGAAGACGTGGACGAGTGTCTGTGGCGGCCTTGCCTTCATGGTGGCTCCTGCCTCAATCAGCGACCGGGCTTCTTGTGCGTGTGTGGCCCAGACTACCTGGGCGACCACTGCCAATGGACCAAGTTAGCCCCGGAGAGCCACCCTCTAGCAGCCCCCGCAGCTATTGCGGCCATCACAGTCTCCATTCTCGTCCTGG CTCTCGCCTTGCCAGTCCACCATCCTTCACTCAACGAATCCGCAGCGGTGCTGGGTGTGGCAGTGGCGCGGGCTGCTCTGGGGCGCCGCCGCGTACGAATAGTTCGAGGCATGCAGTCAGGAGTGGAAAAAGGCACTGTGGCTGGCTGCGCAGGAAGGACAGAGGCTGAGGAAGGCACCGACAACACAATGCTGGAGCTGCTGAGGTTGAAAGTGTCGGGGGATTCCCCTGAACACAGAGGTGGAG CCTCAGTGGTGGCGAGCATCGAGGGGGGTGGCAGGGGCGGCGGCAGTAGTGGTGGGGGCATCATCCACGTGGTGACGACAATGGCACAGCAGATCTCCTCCCCGCCAAGCCCAGCGATGCTCCCGTCACAGGGCAGCGTGAAGGCACACACCTGCGAGGGGGACAAGTCCTCGACGCTGCCAG ACTGA
- the LOC135107773 gene encoding NAD-dependent protein deacetylase sirtuin-3, mitochondrial-like, which translates to MQPCLLTLRLVSRFIRCSRWCAVRRDDQYSRRWSSSGSDKQLSQGIESVASYIKQQASNILVMVGAGMSTPSGIPDFRSPGTGLYDNLQKYDLPYPEAIFDIHYFMMDPRPFFTLAQDLYPGVNYKPNIAHHFLRLLHEEGKLQMVYTQNIDGLERLAGIPEEKLVEAHGSFATASCTLCGRRHDAGRVKKAVVEGDVPVMCEAAKCKGKVKPDIVFFGENLPSVFWDYHLQVPFTDLLLVMGTSLEVYPFAKIADEVGRKTPRVLINLSAVGSFGSRDNDTVLGGDLVQTVEELTKALGWEEKLRALEKNYSLQSGNEE; encoded by the exons ATGCAGCCTTGCCTACTCACCCTACGGCTCGTCAGCAGA TTCATCAGGTGTTCAAGATGGTGTGCAGTGAGGAGAGATGACCAATACAGCAGGAGGTGGTCATCCTCGGGAAGCGACAAGCAGCTGTCACAAGGCATTGAGAGTGTGGCCTCTTATATAAAGCAGCAGGCAAGCAACATTCTGGTGATGGTCGGTGCAGGCATGAGCACACCCTCAGGGATTCCTGACTTTAG GTCTCCAGGGACTGGCCTGTATGACAACCTGCAGAAGTATGATCTGCCATACCCTGAGGCTATTTTTGACATCCACTACTTTATGATGGACCCTCGCCCTTTCTTTACCTTGG CTCAGGACCTGTACCCAGGAGTTAACTACAAGCCCAACATTGCTCACCACTTCCTGAGGTTGCTGCATGAGGAGGGCAAGCTGCAGATGGTCTACACACAGAACATTGATGGTCTGGAAAGAT TGGCTGGAATACCTGAAGAGAAACTTGTTGAAGCTCACGGCTCCTTTGCGACAGCTTCCTGCACGCTGTGTGGCAGGCGACATGATGCAGGCCGAGTGAAGAAAGCAGTAGTGGAGGGAGACGTGCCAGTGATGTGTGAGGCAGCCAAGTGTAAG GGCAAAGTGAAGCCAGACATTGTGTTCTTTGGTGAGAATCTTCCCTCAGTGTTTTGGGACTACCATCTGCAGGTTCCCTTCACCGacctgctgctggtgatgggcACGTCCCTCGAG GTGTACCCTTTTGCCAAGATAGCTGATGAGGTGGGCCGCAAGACACCTAGGGTTCTCATCAACCTGAGTGCGGTGGGAAGCTTTGGCTCTCGGGACAATGACACGGTGTTAGGGGGAGATCTTGTGCAGACTGTGGAGGAACTGACAAAGGCTCTTGGATGGGAGGAGAAACTGAGAGCCCTTGAGAAAAATTACAGTTTACAGAGTGGTAATGAAGAATGA